The DNA segment TCTATCTGAACCAATCACGTAAACGTAATTATTGGTTTTTGGATGCAAATCATCGCGACGACCGATCATATCAATATTGATATCGGCAACCGTATTTGCCAGTGGATATAAGGGATTCTCACTATAATATCGCGAACCGTGTAGTCCATGCTCCTCACCTGTAACGTGAAGAAACAGTATAGAACGCTTAGGGCCATTTCCATCTTTTTTTGCCTTAGCGAAAGCTTCGGCCATTTCGAGAAGTGCAACAGTTCCAGAGCCATCGTCATCGGCACCATTAAAAACTTCGCCGTTTTCGGTACCGATATGATCGTAGTGAGCAGAGATTACAATGATTTCTTCGGGGTGTTCTGAACCTTCGATAAATGCCCAAATGTTCTCAGAATCTTTAAGTTTTCCTCTCCTACTATTCATGAAGGACGCGGGAACTGACTGATAAAAACTGCTGGCTGCCGGCGGATAGGACACGCCCATCGCTTTGTATTGATCAATCAAATATTGACCCGCTCGCTTTTGACCAGGCTCGCCGGTTTGTCGACCTTCCATGGTATCATCAGCGACAATATATAAATGTGTTTTAAGATCGGTAGCAGTAATTGTTTTTAGGTACTTTTCAGGGCTGCTTTTAAGCCCTTTTTCAGCTTGTTGCGCTCCCGAGCAGGAAAATATCATAAGTGCGGATAGCAGTAAAATCGATTTCTTCATAGAAAAATAGTAAAATATTTCAGGTTTAAATTTCAAATATAAGTTTAAAAGTGTTGGGAATACTTATTTTAATATTTCGCTAAGGAAAAGTTTTGCATGATTCCAAGATCTATCGGCGGCGACCTTATTATAAGCAGCACCCGAAGCTTTATTGTTTCCGGCCTCTGGCTCTGTAAAGGCGTGCACCGCATCAGAATATGAGATCATCTGCCAGTCGGCTTTGCGAGTGTTTAGCGAATTTATACATCCTTTGATATCTGCTTCTGCGACATAAGGATCATCGGCTCCATGGAGAATTAGAACTTTTGGCGAAATAAGACCTGACTGTTCAATCTTGTCGGCCATTAATCCACCGTGAAAAGACACTACTCCCTTTAAATTCAGATTTGCGTAAGCAGCTTCGATAGCCCCTGTACCACCAAAACAATAGCCGAAAATTGCAATATTATCAGGGTTAGCGCCACTTTTGATAAGTTCGTTGAGAGCCAAAACGATTCGGTTTTG comes from the Flavobacterium ardleyense genome and includes:
- a CDS encoding dienelactone hydrolase family protein — translated: MILKKLLPLTFVVLMSVQSNAQLKEVAYKDGNQELKGLAIKPAKKTTNNPAVLILPAWKGIDNHSKNVATELSKLGYIAFVADIYGKGNYPKNTDEAGKISGYYKSNPLEYQNRIVLALNELIKSGANPDNIAIFGYCFGGTGAIEAAYANLNLKGVVSFHGGLMADKIEQSGLISPKVLILHGADDPYVAEADIKGCINSLNTRKADWQMISYSDAVHAFTEPEAGNNKASGAAYNKVAADRSWNHAKLFLSEILK
- a CDS encoding M28 family metallopeptidase — translated: MKKSILLLSALMIFSCSGAQQAEKGLKSSPEKYLKTITATDLKTHLYIVADDTMEGRQTGEPGQKRAGQYLIDQYKAMGVSYPPAASSFYQSVPASFMNSRRGKLKDSENIWAFIEGSEHPEEIIVISAHYDHIGTENGEVFNGADDDGSGTVALLEMAEAFAKAKKDGNGPKRSILFLHVTGEEHGLHGSRYYSENPLYPLANTVADINIDMIGRRDDLHPKTNNYVYVIGSDRLSSELHTITNEVNDKYIKMDLDFRFNARDEPNRYYFRSDHYNFAKNGIPSVFLFNGVHDDYHKATDTPDKIEYDALEKRTQLAFAIAWELANRKDRIKVDRDGQ